TACTACGAGGTGCGAGCCGCGGAAGACATCGGCCATCCGGAACTCTGACGGTTGGGTACGTCTCGATAAAGCGCGGCACGAGACCAGGTGTTACCCCCTTTGCGAACGTTCATCCGTGAATTCCGTGAATTCCGGGAATTCAGCGCAGTCGCTGCCGTTGACGTGAGGGGACGCTAGTGGCGCCGCGCTGGAGCACAGGCTTCCCAGCCTGTACCGCGGCGCCAGCCGCGCGGTCTGTGGCGGCTGCGCCGCCATCGCAGGCAAGATGCCTACGCTCCAGCGTGGGGGAACCGGATTCTTTGTAGCGCGTTCCCCAAAAGTCCCGGAAGAACCTTTGCAAAGGGAGGAGGTAGTAGCAGAGCGTTAACTTGATTGGTTGCTACCTGTTCTTCTGATACAGCGCGTCCGCGTCCTGCTCCGTGACGCGAACCCCCTGCCTCTCGAGGATTTCGCCGGTGGAACGCCACAGCTGCGTTATGGCGTTGTTGTAGTCCGCCAGCGCCCTGATCTGGTTTCCCTTTGCGGTCACGAGGTCGTTCTCCACATCGAAGACATCCTTTGTGGTAGCGAGCCCGACGGCGTTTTTCTTGATGAAGGAGCGGAGCCGCTCCTCGGCGTACGCCCGCCCCCGCTCGGTCACTTCCAGCTGCTTGTAGCTCGCTCTCAGTGCCCTGATCGCCGCCCTCACCTCGTTCGACACCGCCGACTCCTGGCTCCTCAGCTGGGTCTGCGCCTGCTCGAGGAGGAGCTTCGTCCTCGTGTACTCGTTTTTGGCGGCGCGGTTCCCCAGGGGGTAGTTCAGCTGCAGCCCCACGCTCCAGGTCGGCTGCTGCGCGGTCGCCAGGTTCCCGATCTCCCTGGAGTAGCTCGGATCGAGCCCGGAGAGTCCAGCGCTCGCATTCAGGGTCAGGTCGGGAAGAATCCTGTTCTTCGCCACCCGCTGCTGCAGGTCGTTTACCTGCACAGCCACCCGTTGCGCCTGGAGCTCAGGGCGCGCCGCCAGGGCGCGCTTCAGCGCCTCGTCCTCCGACACCAGATATTCCGCCTTCTCCGGAAGATCGGCGGTGACGATGTCAGAGGTGCCAGGAATCTGCAGGGAGTAGCGCAGGACGTCCATCTGGTCCCTCAGGAGACGCTCCCCATCTATGACATCCTTTTCACGGGTGGCGACGCTGAACTCCGCGCTGAGGATCTCCATGGCCGGGAGAACCCCGGCCTTCACGCGGGCGCGGGTCTCTTCAAGGATCCTTTGCGACAGCGCAAGGGACGTACGTCGCACCTCCAGGTCCTCGCGGAGGGTGTACAGCGTAAAGTAGTCGTTGCGCAGCTGCGCCACCGTGTCGGAAAGGCGCGTCCTGAAGCGGTCGAGGGACCCTTCCTTATTGAAGCGCGCCACGGTTATGTTCAATTCCGTCAACTCCCGCCCGAAGTTCTTCAGGAGCGGCTGGCTGAGCGTGAGAAGGAGGTCGGACTGGTAGTAATCGGAAACCACCGCAGAGGGGATGCCGCTGGTTTTCGTCCAGCTGTTGTTGAAGGTTACTCCGACCGTGCCGCCGGTGGAGAGGAGCTTCGACGCCCCCGCGTCGAGCTGCACCAGGTCCTGGCGGGGGATGCCGAAATTGATGGTATTGGAATTGGGGTTGGTCGTCCTGGTGTAGGCGCCCTGCAGCGACAGTACCGGGTCGAAGATGGCGAGCTCGCGGCGCAGCTCGGCCTCGGCGATGGCAGGGTTGTACAGCTCTATGCGGACGTCGGGATTTTGCTGCACGACCAGCCGGATCGCATCCTTTATCGTCAGGTTGACCGGACCTTCCTGCGCGGAAGCGGCGCCGGCAGAAAGAAGCAGGGAGGCGCCCAGAAGAAGTGTCAGCTTGCGGGAGTGCTTCATTTTCATTCCTCGGAGGATGCGGTAGATGCAGCGGGTATCGGTCACGTCCACCCTCCCCTATTTCATAGGCTCATCCGAGAATTCCGGGGAAGCCGTAGTATGTTTCAATGAAAGGCGGCATGAGGCCTCGCGTCCCCCCCTTTGCGAAGGGGGGACAGGGGGGATTTGACTTGGCCGGCACCGTCCTGCAAAGTGCGCAACTGTTGTGGTCTCAAGCAATTTGTTTGACTCCACTTTGCAAACAACTGGTGGGGTCTATGTCGTTGATCTTTAGACTGCCGCAGCACGGCGGTTTCGACGACCGAGATGTACTGTCAGACGGGCTGCGGTTCTGGAGGAGACTTGAAGATAAAATCCCCCCTGCCCCCCCTTCGCAAAGGGGGGAACGTTACGCCTTGTGCAGTGCTTCGTGGCAATGTACCCACGCTCCCGCAGAATTCCCGGAAGAGCCTTCCAGAAGGGGGGAACGTTAGGCCTTCTGCAGTACTTCGTGGCAATGTACCGAGCTCCCCCGGAACTCCCGGATGAACCTATTCATATCTCAGGGCGTCGATGGGGTTCAGTGACGCCGCCTTGCGCGCGGGGTAGAAGCCAAAGAAGACGCCGACCGCAGCTGAGAAGCCAAAAGAGATGATCACCGTGGCAGGGGAGATGAGGGTCGGCCAGCCGATGACCTTTGCCACCACGGCGGCACCGGCGATGCCGCAGAGTATCCCTATGATCCCCCCCATGGTGGTGAGAAGCACCGCCTCGGTAAGAAACTGCAGCAGGATGTCGCGTCTCTTCGCGCCGATGGCGATCCGGATCCCGATCTCGCGCGTCCTTTCGGTGACCGATACCAGCATGATGTTCATGATCCCGATCCCGCCAACCAGGAGAGATATGGAGGCGACCGAGCCAAGAAGCATCGCCAGGACCTTCGAGGCCTGCTCGGAGACGGCGAGGAGCTCGGAGAGGTTGCGTACGGTGAAGTCGATCTCGCGGGAAGGGCCGATGCGGTGGCGCTGGTTCAGGAGTGCGGTCACTTCTTCCTCGGCCTGCTTCAGGACCTCCGCGCTCTTCGCCTGCACCATGAGGGCGCCGACGGACGCCGGAAACTGGGTCCCCAGGAGCTTTCTCTGCGCCGTGGTGAGGGGAAGATAGATGATGTCGTCCTGGTCCTGCCCCTGCGGTGACTGCCCCTTGCGGTCCAGCACCCCGACCACCGTAAAGGGGATCTTTCTGATGCGGATGATCTTCCCGAGCGGGTCGGCGCTGCCGAAAAGGTTGTCGGCGACGGTCTGCCCCAGCAGGCAGACCTTGGTGGCGCCGTCGACGTCGGACTGGGTGATGTTGCGCCCCGCGGAGATCGGCCAGTCCCGCACCGTGAGCATTGCCGGGGTCACCCCCATGAGGACGGTGGACCAGTTCTGGTTCCCGTACACGACCTGGCCGCCGCCGCGCAGCGTAGGCGCCACCTCGGCAACCGACGGACACTCGCTCTTTATCGCCTTTGCGTCGTCGTAGGTGAGGGTCTGCGTGCCGCCGCTACCGGTGCGCACGCCGCCACTGGTCATGGAGCCGGGAAGGACGAGGAGCAGGTTGCTCCCGATGCTGGAGATCTGGTCGGAGATCATCTTGCTCGCGCCGGAGCCGATCGCCACCATGGCGATGACCGCGGCGATACCGATAATGATGCCGAGCATGGTGAGGAGGCTGCGCATCTTGTTCACGCGCAGCGCGCGGATGGCGATAAGGAGGCTCTGCAGGAAGGTCGTCACGAAACTCTCACCTCCGGAGCCCCGACGAGGCGCGGCGCACTGTTTGGCGTATCGGAGAGGATTTCGCCGTCGCGAAAGACGATGTGCCGGGAGGTAAAGGTCGCCACCTCCGGCTCGTGGGTCACCATGATGAGGCTTATCCCCTGGCGATTCAGCTCCTGGAAGATCCCCATGATCTCCAGCGTCGTCCTCGAGTCGAGGTTTCCCGTCGGCTCGTCAGCGAGGATGATGGAAGGCTCGTTTACCAGCGCCCGCGCTATCGCCACGCGCTGCTGCTGCCCGCCGGAGAGCTGGTTACTGAAGTGCCCCTCGCGCCCCGCCAGCCCCACCCGCTCAAGAGCGGCACGTGCCCGCTCGCGGCGCTCCTTGGCTGGGACACGGGCGTACACGAGCGGAAGCTCCACGTTCTCCCGCGCCGTCGTTCTCGGCAGGAGGTTGAAGCCCTGGAAGACGAAGCCGAGCTTGCGGTTCCTGATCTCGGCCAGATCGTTCGGCGAGAGTTCCCGTACGTTCACCCCCTCCAGGTGGTAGCTCCCTGAAGTGGGGACATCGAGACAGCCAAGGATATTCATGCAGGTCGACTTCCCGCTCCCGGACGCCCCCATGATGGAGACGAACTCGCCGCGCGCCACCGTGAAGGAGACGTCGCGCATGGCGTGCACCTCCTGGTCGCCCATGGCGTACACCTTGTTCATCCGGCTAACCTCGACGAGTTCCATCTAGAACCTCGGACCCATCGGCATCGACGCCTGCTTCTTCGCCGGGAGTATCTGCTCCACCACGACGTCGTCGTTCTCCTTCAGCGCCCCCTCCACGAGTTCCACGAAGCTGTTGTCGGAAATACCGGTTACCACCGAGACCGCTTTCGGCTTGCCGTCTGCGTCGAGCACAAAAACCTTCTGCTGCGGCCGCTCCGGCATCTTTCGCTCCCCTTTTTGCGATGCGGCATGGGTGCTGCCGCGCTGCGAGGTCGATGCGTCCTTCCCCTTCTTGCGGGCCTGTTTTTCGTCCGTTTTCGGCTTGAAGCGCAGCGCAGCCGCCGGGACTTTCAGCACGTCCTCTTTTTTCATCGTCTCGATGGAGACATTCGCCGTCATCCCCGGCTTGAGGAGGAGGTCCTTGTTGTCCACCGTGATGACGGTGACGTAGGTGACCACGTTTTGCGTCACCACCGGCGCATTGCGGATTTGCATGACCTTCCCCACGAACTGCCGCTCGGGATAGGCGTCGACCGTGAAGTTCGCGGTCTGTCCGATCTTGATGCGGCTGATGTCCGCCTCGTCGACGCTCGTCTCGATCTGCATCTTGGTGAGGTCCTGGGCGATGGTGAAGAGGGTCGGGGTCTGGAAGGAGGCGGCGACGGTCTGACCGACGTCGACGTTGCGGGAGACGACGATGCCGTCGACCGGTGACTTTATGGTGGCGTAGCGCAGATTGGTCTGCGCCTGCTTCAGCGCCCCCGAGCTCTGCACGAGCTGGGCTTGCGCCGCCTGCACGCCGGCCTGGGCCGAATCGTACGCTGTCTGGGCCGCGTCGAGGTCGCTCTGCGATATGATCCCCTGCTCGAGGAGCTGCCGGTTGCGGCCGAGTGTCCTCTTCGCGTCAGCAAGGGTCACCTTCGCCTTGGCAAGGGTCGCCTCTGCGTTCAGGGCGTTACCGGTGGACTGCTCCACCTGGGACATGAAGAGGGACGGGTCGATCTGGGCGATCGCCTGCCCCTTTTTCACCGGCGAGTTGAAGTCGACAAAGAGTCTGGAGACGGTACCTGAGACCTGGGTACCGACCTGGACGGTGACCACCGCATTGAGGGTGCCGGTAGCGGAAACGGTGGAGACGATATCTCCGCGCTCCACCTTCTGAAACTTGAATTGCGGTTTCGGCGGCTCCTTGAAGTAGTGGTAGCCGCTTACCGAAAGTGCCAGCACCAAAATGACGGCGAATCCCACGATCTTTTTCACGTAAAACCTCACCTTTCCTCTGCGTCCAGATACCTCGATTTCTTCCTCACCGGAAGAGGACGCCAGAGTAGCTCCTGCCCCACACCGTCCCACGTCGGGAGCAGTGTCGGATAAGGCCACTGCATCCTATACAGAATAAGGAGCGATATTGTCAACACCTAAGGGAATTGACGAGTTAGCCACTTTTTTGACGCAGATACGACGGCGACTCCTGGTCTCCCCGGAGTCGTGCAGGAAAGGTAATGGACGAATGTGCAAGAAAAATGGCTCTTCTGCAAAAATTTGTCATCGGCCCTCATCCCCCACGAGCCCGCGCCGGTGCTGCTTTTGAAGGTTCACACCGGGTGTGGCTAAAGGAATACTTGAACTTCACCCGCTAAGTAGCTGTTTTTTGGATAAGGCCTTGCAAGGGGCGCTGTGCCCTTTCGCCCAACCAGGCTAAAGGAGCAACTCCAGGAAGGGGGCAGCACAATGAGGGCTCGCCACGGTATAAGGAAATGGTAAGGGTAAGAAAATGGAGTGCATTGGCTTTATTGATCGGCTCCCTCGGCACGCTCCCGGCACATGCCGCGCAGACGCAGGTAGCGGCGCAGGAGAAGGGGAATGAAGTCGTGGCGGCTACGGAAGGGCGTGCGGCAGCCACCGCCACTGTGGATGAGGGTGCAGCCGCGTCCCTTTCGGCAACCGACATGGAAACCGCGCCGTCTACTTCCGACCTCTACCGCATCAACGGGAAGTATCTGAAAGGGGTCATTACCGACGCAGGAGGGGTAATCACCTCGCCGCTGCACTGGGACGCCAGGGACTGGGCGAAGGCGGGAGCCGTCGTGGGGATCACCTCGGGGCTCTTCCTCGCGGACCGCTCCATCAGGGACTTCGCACAGAGTAACCAGAACTCCGTGGCAAACGGCCTCGCAAAAGTCGGGAACGCCTTCGGCGACCCCCTCTATGCACCTGCGATGGTCGGCAGCTTCTACCTCTACGGCGTCTTCGGGGACGACATGAAGGCGCGCAGGACGTCCCTCCTCGCACTGGAGAGCTACGCGATCTCCTCCGTCCTTACAGGCGGAATAAAGAACCTCTCCGGAAGGCACCGTCCGGAGACGGGTGACGGCCCGATGACCTTCGACGGCCCGGCGTGGAAGGTGAAGAATGGCTCCTTTGTCTCCGGGCATACCTCAAACGCCTTCGCCATAGCGACCGTCTTTGCAAACGAGTACGCCGACAACAGGTACGTCCCCCCCATCGCCTACGGCCTCGCGACCCTTACCGCGTTCGCACGCGTCTACGACAACAAGCACTGGGCCTCCGACGTCTTCTTCGGCGGCGCGCTCGGGTACTTCACCGGCAAGGCCATACTTTCCTTCCACAAGAAGGACAACGACCCCCTCCTCGGCCGCCTCACCATAGCACCGCAGGTAACCAAGGAGATGACGGGGCTCACGGTAGGATACAACTTCTAGTACCCCCCCCGCACCACCCGCCCCTCCGGCAGTCAGAGGGCCAGGTGGTGCGGTTTCCATTTCCCCAATGTAGCCTACCGCTCCCACGGACCCGGCTCATCTCTCCCCTCTCCCCTTTTTCCTCTTAATTGACACCCTCCCCCGCGACGGTACACTATATGCGGTTCCGGACGCCGGGCCCCCGGCGATCCCCACTTCCTGTACCGCACTTCCACGTACCCTCCGGGGAACGGCTACCACCCTTTATCCTTTTGGCATCATCACCAAGTGGGAGGAAAGTCATGGCAGCGTACGAAGCGAAGGACTACAGCAAGCTCATCGGTATGACAGGCTTTAGCGAAACGCTCCTCAAGAATCACTTCACCCTTTACCAGGGGTATGTCACCAACACCAATACCCTGAACGACTCCCTGAGCCGTCTCTCCAAAGAGGGGAAGAGTGCCACGCCGGAATTCGCAGAGATGAAGCGCCGGTTTGGGTGGGAATTCAACGGGATGCGCCTGCATGAACTGTACTTTGAGAACCTGGGGGGAAAGACCCCGCTGAACGCAGACAGCACGCTCGCCTCGAGGCTGCACCAGGAATTCGGCAGCAAGGAGGCATGGGAGCAGGACTTCAGGGCCACCGGGGCGACCCGTGGCATCGGCTGGGCGATCCTCTATCAGGACCAGACTACAGGCCGGCTCTTCAACTTCTGGATCAACGAGCACGACACCGGACATCCGGCAGGGTGTACCCCTATTCTCATCATGGACGTCTTCGAGCACGCCTTCCTGACCGACTTCGGCCTCAAGAGGGCGGACTACATCAACGCATTCTTCAACACCATCGAGTGGCAGGCCGCCGAGGCCCGTCTGAAGTAGGTTAAGTGGCGAGGGCATGCCGGAGCCAGCCGGCATAGCCAGTGCCGAGAGTGGCCCTCCCCAGCCAGGAGGGCCAATTTTTTTCCCGCACCTACCCGCCGCACGAACCAGGAGCCGCATGAAGCGAGCCCTCCTCACCTTCGCCGTCCTTTGCTGCACCATCCTCCCCGTGGCGGCGAGCGCACCTGCGCACGCGAACGAGCTGGCACTTCTCGGTGGCGTCAGCGATTCCGCCGAGGCTGAAAAGAGCTCCTACTCCTGGCAGATCGACTATCGGCACAGGCTCCTGAAAAGCCTTTCCTTGGGGATGTCCTATCTTAACGAGGGTCACC
The DNA window shown above is from Geomonas sp. RF6 and carries:
- a CDS encoding TolC family protein, coding for MTDTRCIYRILRGMKMKHSRKLTLLLGASLLLSAGAASAQEGPVNLTIKDAIRLVVQQNPDVRIELYNPAIAEAELRRELAIFDPVLSLQGAYTRTTNPNSNTINFGIPRQDLVQLDAGASKLLSTGGTVGVTFNNSWTKTSGIPSAVVSDYYQSDLLLTLSQPLLKNFGRELTELNITVARFNKEGSLDRFRTRLSDTVAQLRNDYFTLYTLREDLEVRRTSLALSQRILEETRARVKAGVLPAMEILSAEFSVATREKDVIDGERLLRDQMDVLRYSLQIPGTSDIVTADLPEKAEYLVSEDEALKRALAARPELQAQRVAVQVNDLQQRVAKNRILPDLTLNASAGLSGLDPSYSREIGNLATAQQPTWSVGLQLNYPLGNRAAKNEYTRTKLLLEQAQTQLRSQESAVSNEVRAAIRALRASYKQLEVTERGRAYAEERLRSFIKKNAVGLATTKDVFDVENDLVTAKGNQIRALADYNNAITQLWRSTGEILERQGVRVTEQDADALYQKNR
- a CDS encoding ABC transporter permease produces the protein MTTFLQSLLIAIRALRVNKMRSLLTMLGIIIGIAAVIAMVAIGSGASKMISDQISSIGSNLLLVLPGSMTSGGVRTGSGGTQTLTYDDAKAIKSECPSVAEVAPTLRGGGQVVYGNQNWSTVLMGVTPAMLTVRDWPISAGRNITQSDVDGATKVCLLGQTVADNLFGSADPLGKIIRIRKIPFTVVGVLDRKGQSPQGQDQDDIIYLPLTTAQRKLLGTQFPASVGALMVQAKSAEVLKQAEEEVTALLNQRHRIGPSREIDFTVRNLSELLAVSEQASKVLAMLLGSVASISLLVGGIGIMNIMLVSVTERTREIGIRIAIGAKRRDILLQFLTEAVLLTTMGGIIGILCGIAGAAVVAKVIGWPTLISPATVIISFGFSAAVGVFFGFYPARKAASLNPIDALRYE
- a CDS encoding ABC transporter ATP-binding protein, which codes for MELVEVSRMNKVYAMGDQEVHAMRDVSFTVARGEFVSIMGASGSGKSTCMNILGCLDVPTSGSYHLEGVNVRELSPNDLAEIRNRKLGFVFQGFNLLPRTTARENVELPLVYARVPAKERRERARAALERVGLAGREGHFSNQLSGGQQQRVAIARALVNEPSIILADEPTGNLDSRTTLEIMGIFQELNRQGISLIMVTHEPEVATFTSRHIVFRDGEILSDTPNSAPRLVGAPEVRVS
- a CDS encoding efflux RND transporter periplasmic adaptor subunit, with translation MKKIVGFAVILVLALSVSGYHYFKEPPKPQFKFQKVERGDIVSTVSATGTLNAVVTVQVGTQVSGTVSRLFVDFNSPVKKGQAIAQIDPSLFMSQVEQSTGNALNAEATLAKAKVTLADAKRTLGRNRQLLEQGIISQSDLDAAQTAYDSAQAGVQAAQAQLVQSSGALKQAQTNLRYATIKSPVDGIVVSRNVDVGQTVAASFQTPTLFTIAQDLTKMQIETSVDEADISRIKIGQTANFTVDAYPERQFVGKVMQIRNAPVVTQNVVTYVTVITVDNKDLLLKPGMTANVSIETMKKEDVLKVPAAALRFKPKTDEKQARKKGKDASTSQRGSTHAASQKGERKMPERPQQKVFVLDADGKPKAVSVVTGISDNSFVELVEGALKENDDVVVEQILPAKKQASMPMGPRF
- a CDS encoding phosphatase PAP2 family protein, whose translation is MALLIGSLGTLPAHAAQTQVAAQEKGNEVVAATEGRAAATATVDEGAAASLSATDMETAPSTSDLYRINGKYLKGVITDAGGVITSPLHWDARDWAKAGAVVGITSGLFLADRSIRDFAQSNQNSVANGLAKVGNAFGDPLYAPAMVGSFYLYGVFGDDMKARRTSLLALESYAISSVLTGGIKNLSGRHRPETGDGPMTFDGPAWKVKNGSFVSGHTSNAFAIATVFANEYADNRYVPPIAYGLATLTAFARVYDNKHWASDVFFGGALGYFTGKAILSFHKKDNDPLLGRLTIAPQVTKEMTGLTVGYNF
- a CDS encoding superoxide dismutase, with amino-acid sequence MAAYEAKDYSKLIGMTGFSETLLKNHFTLYQGYVTNTNTLNDSLSRLSKEGKSATPEFAEMKRRFGWEFNGMRLHELYFENLGGKTPLNADSTLASRLHQEFGSKEAWEQDFRATGATRGIGWAILYQDQTTGRLFNFWINEHDTGHPAGCTPILIMDVFEHAFLTDFGLKRADYINAFFNTIEWQAAEARLK